Proteins from a genomic interval of Rhizobium etli CFN 42:
- a CDS encoding cell division protein FtsX: MTEPPSRNREKAPAQPAAQQKRPEMRVRPTAPILPPSNIQGNALMVVISIMAFLACLTLGGVSMVRSTAASWESQISREITIQIKPDDNFDMEKALTQARDLALTFVGTKSGQIVDEAATARLLEPWLGPGLDLKDLPVPRLVVITIDENNPPDFDAMRGLLKDSIPQASLDDHRTWVDRLVSMAHTTVLIGTGVLLLVFSAMVLTVVFATRGALSGNRHIVEVLHFVGAESSFVATEFQKHFLKISLKGSAIGSALAALFFATAGFWQSRTLATPETDQATALFGTFSVGVLGYAGIFATMIVIALLTTVTARLTVMRTIYEIDTLRSDPTRTDGIAS; encoded by the coding sequence ATGACTGAGCCCCCGTCCAGGAACCGAGAGAAGGCGCCGGCCCAGCCTGCAGCCCAGCAGAAGCGCCCGGAAATGCGCGTGCGCCCGACCGCGCCGATTCTGCCGCCCTCCAATATCCAGGGCAATGCCCTGATGGTGGTCATATCGATCATGGCCTTTCTCGCCTGCCTGACGCTCGGCGGCGTCAGCATGGTGCGTTCGACGGCGGCAAGCTGGGAGAGCCAGATCTCCCGCGAGATCACCATCCAGATCAAGCCGGACGACAATTTCGACATGGAAAAGGCGCTGACGCAGGCGCGCGACCTCGCGCTGACTTTCGTCGGCACCAAAAGCGGCCAGATCGTCGATGAGGCAGCCACCGCCCGGTTGCTCGAACCCTGGCTCGGGCCCGGTCTCGATCTCAAGGATCTGCCGGTTCCCCGTCTCGTCGTCATCACCATCGACGAAAACAATCCGCCGGATTTCGATGCGATGCGAGGCCTCCTGAAGGACAGCATCCCGCAGGCGAGCCTTGACGATCACCGCACCTGGGTCGACCGGCTGGTCTCCATGGCGCACACGACGGTGCTGATCGGCACCGGCGTTCTGCTTCTGGTTTTTTCGGCAATGGTGCTCACTGTCGTCTTCGCCACGCGCGGCGCGCTGTCGGGCAACCGCCACATTGTCGAAGTGCTGCATTTTGTCGGAGCGGAGAGCTCCTTCGTCGCCACCGAATTTCAGAAGCATTTCCTGAAGATCAGCCTCAAGGGCTCGGCGATCGGCAGCGCGCTTGCCGCTCTTTTCTTCGCCACCGCCGGCTTCTGGCAGAGCCGCACGCTGGCAACGCCAGAAACGGATCAGGCGACGGCGCTGTTCGGCACCTTCTCCGTTGGCGTTCTCGGCTATGCGGGCATCTTCGCGACGATGATCGTCATCGCGCTCTTGACGACCGTCACGGCGCGGCTGACCGTCATGCGGACGATCTATGAAATCGATACATTGCGTTCGGACCCGACACGCACAGACGGCATCGCAAGTTGA
- a CDS encoding YdcF family protein, protein MTMGDTTRNPIRQDPELDHPVGLPPRRGPIRRLLRWGGFGCVLAIALVFGGFLRFADSVTTLKPPVEPKADAIVVLTGGYQRIDQAVELLQKGAGKRLLISGVHPTTTPAQIRKMTQGSADLFSCCVDIGHDAIDTIGNAEETSNWIHAKGYRSVLVVTNNYHMPRSLAELSYVDPDIEFIPYPVVNSDLKTRNWFTDPNAMRVMLAEYAKVLLTGARNITGFGRHTGLRSASVSASD, encoded by the coding sequence ATGACGATGGGCGATACGACACGCAACCCGATTCGGCAGGACCCGGAGCTTGATCATCCGGTCGGCTTGCCGCCGCGGCGCGGTCCGATCCGCCGCCTGCTCCGCTGGGGCGGCTTTGGCTGCGTTCTGGCGATCGCCCTGGTGTTCGGCGGCTTCCTGCGGTTTGCCGATTCCGTGACAACGCTCAAGCCGCCGGTCGAGCCGAAGGCGGACGCGATCGTCGTGCTGACAGGCGGCTACCAGCGCATCGACCAGGCCGTGGAGCTGCTGCAGAAGGGAGCGGGCAAACGACTGCTGATCTCCGGCGTCCATCCGACGACGACGCCGGCGCAGATTCGCAAGATGACGCAAGGCTCGGCCGATCTTTTCTCCTGCTGCGTCGATATCGGCCATGATGCAATAGACACGATCGGCAACGCAGAGGAAACCTCCAACTGGATCCACGCCAAGGGATACAGAAGCGTTCTCGTCGTCACCAACAATTATCATATGCCGCGCAGCCTCGCAGAACTCTCCTATGTCGATCCGGACATCGAATTCATCCCCTACCCGGTGGTCAATTCGGATTTGAAGACCCGCAACTGGTTTACCGATCCCAACGCAATGCGCGTCATGCTCGCCGAATATGCAAAAGTTCTGTTAACAGGCGCCCGCAACATCACCGGTTTCGGCCGTCACACCGGACTGCGCTCGGCAAGCGTATCCGCCTCAGACTGA
- a CDS encoding lysophospholipid acyltransferase family protein — protein sequence MIALRSVLFNTIFYTNLIIRMIVLSPYYFVVPRLTAYAIPKNWARSNHWLMRMIVGTTFEIEGLQNLPEGSFILAPKHQSFWDTYALLPNLKDPVYILKRELMWIPLFGWYAKKQRMIPVDRGARGKVMVEVLKRTREELSTGRQLIIYPEGTRRPPGAEPVYKYGIARMYRDLGIPVVPVAMHPGLFWPRRSIRRYPGHFKVRILPPIMPGMDPDAFFAHLIEVTERASDELLIDTVERNPHLPLPPTAVARLTELRKVKAATA from the coding sequence ATGATCGCCCTGCGTTCCGTCCTCTTCAACACGATCTTCTACACCAATCTCATCATTCGGATGATCGTGCTCTCGCCCTATTATTTCGTGGTGCCGCGGCTTACGGCCTATGCAATTCCAAAGAATTGGGCGCGCTCCAATCATTGGCTGATGCGCATGATCGTCGGCACGACCTTCGAGATCGAGGGGTTGCAGAACTTGCCTGAGGGCAGTTTTATCCTGGCGCCGAAGCACCAGTCCTTCTGGGACACCTATGCACTGCTGCCCAACCTCAAGGACCCGGTCTATATCCTGAAGCGCGAGCTGATGTGGATTCCGCTCTTTGGCTGGTATGCGAAGAAGCAGCGCATGATCCCGGTCGACCGCGGCGCCCGCGGCAAGGTGATGGTAGAAGTGCTGAAACGCACCAGGGAAGAGCTTTCGACCGGCCGCCAGCTGATCATCTATCCTGAGGGCACCCGCCGCCCTCCGGGTGCGGAGCCGGTTTATAAATACGGCATCGCCCGCATGTACCGCGATCTTGGCATTCCGGTCGTGCCGGTTGCGATGCATCCCGGCCTCTTCTGGCCGCGACGGAGCATCCGCCGCTATCCCGGCCATTTCAAGGTCAGGATTCTGCCGCCGATCATGCCGGGAATGGATCCGGATGCCTTCTTCGCTCATCTGATCGAGGTCACGGAGCGGGCGAGCGACGAGCTCCTCATCGATACCGTCGAGCGCAATCCGCATCTGCCTTTGCCGCCAACGGCGGTCGCTCGGCTGACCGAGCTGCGCAAAGTGAAGGCGGCGACGGCCTGA
- a CDS encoding gamma-glutamylcyclotransferase has translation MDEFWVFGYGSLMWNPGFEFLERVEALVHGYRRSLCVRSFVHRGTRDNPGLVLGLDRGGACRGMAFRISAHKWDEVIDYLRARELVTNVYLERRVRLQFAGGRRTEAVTYIADRDHEQYAGTLDALAAARVVNEARGQSGPNDAYVFNTLAHLRQMGIRDPWLEQVGNEVERLRAG, from the coding sequence ATGGACGAATTTTGGGTGTTTGGCTACGGCTCACTGATGTGGAATCCGGGCTTCGAGTTCCTGGAGCGGGTAGAAGCTCTGGTGCATGGTTATAGGCGTTCGCTGTGCGTCCGATCCTTCGTCCATCGCGGCACGCGCGACAATCCCGGCCTGGTTCTCGGCCTTGACAGGGGTGGAGCTTGCCGCGGCATGGCGTTCCGTATTTCGGCGCACAAATGGGACGAGGTGATCGATTATCTCCGCGCCCGCGAACTTGTCACCAATGTCTATCTGGAGCGCCGGGTTCGGCTGCAGTTTGCCGGCGGTCGCCGAACGGAAGCGGTTACCTACATCGCTGATCGCGACCACGAGCAATATGCCGGCACGCTCGATGCGCTTGCGGCCGCGCGGGTAGTGAACGAGGCCAGGGGGCAGTCAGGCCCGAACGACGCCTATGTCTTTAACACGCTTGCGCACCTGAGACAGATGGGCATTCGCGACCCCTGGCTGGAGCAGGTCGGCAACGAGGTAGAGCGGCTGCGGGCCGGCTGA
- a CDS encoding DUF2125 domain-containing protein codes for MAASSRSGSSQTPNSKKFWLLGGGILLVIALYTGGWFYAASALKTTVLKAITPRDQAGVTGECSDIEFRGYPFRIGLFCSKIDVDDNVNGVSATFGALRSAAQVYAPSHIVWELDSPAEIRTTNGLSVSAQWANLQASLTTRLQGIDHSSTVIEGLKATAISSYTGQTISFDAARTEIHLRQNGADLDGAISVQDAETAIKDWPQLLPKLSASVDLTIVGKAGLIDGSDPNGLNGSAGELRRIVADIGDGKVMTLTGPFSFDEQGFLSGKFKLEIERLGPWGDSLKQAFPDLASTVNMATKMLKALAGGRDKVSVDLVVDRGNATVSGFIPLGQIPPI; via the coding sequence ATGGCAGCGTCAAGCCGATCCGGCAGCAGCCAAACCCCCAACAGCAAGAAATTCTGGTTGCTGGGCGGAGGCATCCTCCTGGTGATCGCGCTTTATACCGGTGGCTGGTTCTATGCCGCATCGGCTTTGAAAACGACGGTGCTGAAAGCAATCACGCCGCGCGATCAGGCAGGCGTCACCGGCGAATGCTCCGATATCGAATTCCGCGGCTATCCCTTCCGCATTGGTCTGTTCTGCTCCAAGATCGATGTCGACGACAATGTCAACGGCGTCTCCGCCACCTTCGGCGCATTGCGCTCCGCCGCACAGGTCTATGCGCCGAGCCATATCGTCTGGGAGCTCGATTCACCGGCCGAAATCCGCACCACAAACGGCCTTTCGGTCTCGGCCCAATGGGCGAATCTGCAGGCGAGCCTGACGACCAGGCTGCAGGGCATCGATCACAGCTCGACCGTCATCGAGGGCCTGAAGGCGACGGCGATCTCCTCCTATACCGGCCAGACCATCAGCTTCGACGCGGCTCGCACCGAAATTCACCTGCGCCAGAACGGCGCCGATCTCGACGGCGCCATCTCGGTGCAGGATGCGGAGACCGCGATCAAGGACTGGCCGCAGCTCCTCCCGAAACTCTCTGCCAGCGTCGATCTCACGATCGTCGGCAAGGCCGGCCTGATCGACGGCAGCGACCCGAACGGCCTCAATGGCTCTGCCGGCGAACTCCGTCGCATCGTTGCCGACATCGGCGACGGCAAGGTGATGACGCTCACCGGCCCCTTTTCCTTCGACGAGCAGGGCTTTCTCTCCGGGAAATTCAAGTTGGAGATCGAACGGCTCGGCCCCTGGGGCGACAGCCTGAAACAGGCTTTCCCGGATCTTGCCTCGACCGTCAACATGGCGACGAAGATGCTGAAGGCGCTGGCCGGCGGCAGAGACAAGGTCTCGGTCGATCTCGTCGTCGACCGTGGCAATGCCACCGTCAGCGGCTTCATTCCGCTCGGCCAGATCCCGCCGATCTGA
- a CDS encoding GNAT family N-acetyltransferase has product MVEVASASQADIDWLVRQDASAGKAWVSRCVALGEYLLARQAGEIVGFLRFSRFWGRVPYMEMIRIQPAHRRSGVGTALFLAWEEAMRAEGARMLMTSSECDESRPQDWHRRNGFAEIGAIELPGLQSVPEVFFIKHIG; this is encoded by the coding sequence ATGGTGGAGGTGGCGAGCGCGAGCCAGGCGGATATCGACTGGCTGGTGCGCCAGGATGCCAGTGCAGGCAAGGCATGGGTGTCACGATGTGTGGCGCTCGGCGAATATCTCCTTGCCAGGCAGGCCGGGGAGATCGTTGGCTTCCTGCGTTTTTCCCGGTTCTGGGGCAGGGTTCCCTATATGGAAATGATTCGTATCCAGCCTGCCCATCGCCGGTCGGGTGTCGGCACGGCGCTGTTTCTTGCCTGGGAAGAGGCCATGCGGGCAGAGGGCGCCCGCATGCTGATGACGTCGAGCGAATGCGACGAGAGCCGGCCGCAGGACTGGCATCGCCGCAACGGATTTGCTGAAATCGGCGCCATCGAGCTGCCCGGTCTGCAGTCGGTGCCCGAGGTTTTCTTCATCAAGCACATCGGCTGA
- a CDS encoding prephenate/arogenate dehydrogenase family protein: protein MSVLFDRIALIGIGLIGSSLAHDIRRLGLTKEIVVATRSADTLKRAEELGLGDRYTTSSQEAVRDADLVIVSVPVGASESVAKEIAGSLKPGAIVTDVGSTKASVIAQMQPHMPDSVHFIPGHPLAGTEKSGPDAGFPGLFEGRWCIFTPVAGTDETALKRLRGFWEALGSKVDEMDAEHHDKVLAIVSHLPHIIAYNIVGTADDLETVTESEVIKYSASGFRDFTRLAASDPTMWRDVCLHNRDAILEMLARFSEDLAYLQRAIRWGEGDKIFELFTRTRAIRRSIVQAGQDVDAPDFGRPHPLDKK, encoded by the coding sequence ATGAGCGTGCTGTTCGATCGCATCGCGCTGATCGGCATTGGCCTGATCGGCTCCTCGCTTGCTCACGACATCCGGCGGCTGGGGCTTACCAAAGAGATCGTCGTCGCAACGCGCAGTGCCGATACGCTGAAGCGCGCCGAAGAGCTTGGCCTCGGCGACCGCTATACGACGTCTTCGCAAGAGGCCGTCCGAGATGCCGATCTGGTGATCGTCTCGGTGCCGGTCGGCGCTTCGGAAAGCGTAGCGAAGGAAATTGCCGGCAGCCTGAAGCCGGGGGCCATCGTCACCGATGTCGGCTCTACCAAAGCGTCTGTCATCGCGCAGATGCAGCCGCATATGCCCGACAGTGTGCATTTCATCCCCGGCCATCCGCTGGCCGGCACGGAAAAATCAGGCCCGGATGCCGGTTTCCCCGGCCTCTTCGAAGGCCGCTGGTGCATCTTCACGCCGGTTGCCGGCACCGACGAGACGGCGCTGAAACGGTTGCGCGGCTTCTGGGAAGCGCTCGGATCCAAGGTCGACGAGATGGATGCAGAACACCATGACAAGGTGCTCGCGATTGTCTCGCACTTGCCGCATATCATCGCCTACAACATCGTCGGCACGGCCGACGATCTGGAGACGGTGACGGAGTCCGAGGTCATCAAATATTCGGCCTCCGGTTTTCGCGATTTCACCCGTCTTGCCGCTTCCGACCCGACGATGTGGCGCGATGTCTGCCTGCACAATCGCGATGCGATCCTCGAAATGCTGGCGCGCTTCTCGGAAGATCTCGCCTATCTGCAGCGCGCGATCCGCTGGGGCGAAGGCGACAAGATTTTCGAACTCTTCACCCGCACGCGCGCCATCCGCCGTTCGATCGTCCAGGCCGGCCAGGACGTCGATGCACCGGATTTCGGCCGCCCCCACCCGCTGGACAAGAAGTAG
- the hisC gene encoding histidinol-phosphate transaminase: MSKPVPRPGILDIASYVPGKEHAPGVARVYKLSSNETPLGASPKAIEAVKAAADNLGRYPDGQAIELREAIAAVHGLNPANILCGNGSDELLGLLCHVYLGAGDEGIITEHGFLVYKIQIMGSGATPVVVKEKDYTVDVDAILAAVTERTKIVFIANPGNPTGTYVPVSEIRRLQAGLPKHVLLVLDAAYAEYVRRNDYEAGIEVVSSSSNVVMTRTFSKAYGLAAMRVGWMYAPAEIVDAVNRVRAPFNLNAAAIAAGAAAIRDQAFVQQAVSFNQMWVETLTEALEAIGLKVTPSVANFVLIHFPDIDGKRAADADELLTSRGYILRAVRSYGFSNALRMSIGPEEANRGVIATLREFMGRQA; encoded by the coding sequence ATGAGCAAGCCCGTTCCGCGTCCCGGTATTCTCGATATCGCATCCTATGTGCCGGGCAAGGAACACGCGCCGGGGGTCGCCCGCGTCTACAAGCTTTCCTCCAACGAAACGCCGCTCGGCGCCAGCCCGAAGGCGATCGAGGCAGTCAAGGCAGCTGCCGACAATCTGGGACGTTATCCCGACGGGCAGGCGATCGAACTGCGCGAGGCGATCGCCGCGGTGCATGGCCTCAATCCGGCAAACATCCTCTGCGGCAACGGTTCCGACGAACTGCTCGGCCTGCTGTGCCATGTCTATCTCGGCGCCGGCGACGAAGGCATCATCACCGAGCATGGCTTCCTCGTCTACAAGATCCAGATCATGGGCTCGGGCGCCACGCCCGTCGTCGTCAAGGAGAAGGACTATACCGTCGACGTCGACGCCATCCTGGCAGCGGTGACGGAAAGGACGAAGATCGTCTTCATCGCCAATCCCGGCAACCCCACCGGTACATACGTTCCTGTCAGCGAGATTCGCCGCCTACAGGCGGGCCTGCCGAAACACGTCCTCCTTGTGCTCGATGCGGCCTATGCCGAATATGTGCGTCGCAACGATTATGAAGCCGGCATCGAGGTCGTATCGTCCAGTTCCAACGTGGTAATGACCCGCACCTTTTCGAAGGCCTACGGTCTTGCGGCGATGCGTGTGGGCTGGATGTATGCGCCCGCGGAGATCGTCGACGCCGTGAACCGTGTCCGCGCTCCGTTCAACCTGAATGCGGCCGCGATCGCCGCCGGTGCCGCGGCTATCCGCGACCAGGCCTTCGTCCAGCAGGCCGTCTCTTTCAACCAGATGTGGGTGGAGACGCTCACGGAGGCCCTCGAAGCGATCGGGCTGAAAGTGACGCCCTCCGTCGCCAATTTCGTCCTCATCCACTTCCCGGACATCGATGGAAAACGCGCGGCCGATGCCGACGAGCTTCTGACGAGCCGCGGTTACATTCTTCGCGCCGTGCGCAGCTACGGCTTTTCCAATGCGCTGCGGATGAGCATCGGTCCTGAAGAGGCCAATCGCGGCGTCATCGCCACGCTGCGTGAATTCATGGGACGCCAGGCATGA
- a CDS encoding class I SAM-dependent methyltransferase gives MKSNRPLITFIAMHADIVDLRQFYHSDLGRLAEQSIAMALSSLWVRLPQERLVGLGYAVPFLDRFQADTERTFAFMPAGQGAVNWPMGSLSSTTLIFDEELPLPDSSIDRVLMVHSLEFAESPRETLKELWRVLAPGGRLVIVVPNRRGVWARMEHTPFGSGRPYSRGQLTHLLRETNFTPGATAEALFFPPSKLRTILRLRRAFERVGRTLWPAFSGVIIVEAQKRLYQGLPVAARASRRVFVPVLAPHGVPTTRSS, from the coding sequence TTGAAGTCCAACCGCCCGCTGATAACATTTATCGCAATGCACGCGGATATCGTCGACCTACGTCAGTTCTATCACTCCGACCTCGGGCGTCTTGCCGAGCAGTCGATCGCCATGGCGCTCTCGTCGCTCTGGGTGCGCCTGCCGCAGGAGCGTCTCGTCGGACTCGGTTATGCCGTGCCTTTCCTTGATCGCTTCCAGGCCGATACCGAACGCACCTTCGCCTTCATGCCAGCCGGACAGGGCGCAGTGAACTGGCCGATGGGCTCGCTGTCGTCGACGACGCTGATTTTCGATGAAGAACTGCCGCTGCCGGACTCCTCGATCGATCGGGTGCTGATGGTGCATTCGCTCGAGTTCGCCGAAAGCCCGCGCGAGACGCTGAAGGAGCTCTGGCGGGTGCTGGCGCCGGGCGGACGGCTTGTTATCGTGGTGCCGAACCGGCGCGGGGTCTGGGCTCGCATGGAACACACGCCCTTCGGTTCGGGCCGGCCCTATTCCCGCGGTCAGCTGACGCATTTGCTGCGCGAGACCAATTTCACGCCGGGTGCGACCGCCGAAGCGTTGTTCTTTCCGCCCTCGAAACTGAGGACCATCCTGCGCCTTCGCCGCGCCTTCGAGCGAGTCGGCCGCACCTTATGGCCGGCTTTTTCCGGTGTCATCATCGTCGAGGCGCAGAAGCGGCTCTATCAGGGGTTGCCGGTCGCCGCGCGCGCCTCCCGCCGCGTCTTCGTGCCCGTTCTCGCGCCGCACGGCGTACCAACCACACGCAGTAGCTGA
- the gloB gene encoding hydroxyacylglutathione hydrolase has product MKPLELDVFLCRTDNFGVLVHDPETGFTAAIDAPEEAPILEAATRRGWKITHIFTTHHHTDHVAANLALKEQFGCEIIGPINEAIAIPGLDRTMADGDSFLFGDHTVKVIETPGHTAGHICYHFVDDKLLFAADTLFALGCGRLFERPAADMWHSLQKLAVLPDETAVYFGHEYTLSNARFALTVDPDNERLKSRAAEIEALRAEGKFTVPTTLGLEKETNPFLRAADPAIRRHLIMEGKTNEEVFAEIRKRKDNF; this is encoded by the coding sequence ATGAAACCTTTGGAATTAGACGTTTTTCTCTGCCGCACCGACAATTTCGGCGTGCTCGTGCACGATCCGGAGACGGGATTTACCGCGGCGATCGATGCGCCGGAGGAGGCGCCGATCCTGGAAGCGGCAACACGGCGCGGCTGGAAGATCACCCACATCTTCACTACGCATCACCACACCGATCACGTCGCTGCAAATCTGGCGCTGAAGGAGCAGTTCGGCTGCGAGATCATCGGCCCGATCAACGAGGCCATCGCCATTCCTGGTCTCGACCGGACGATGGCAGATGGCGATAGCTTCCTTTTCGGCGATCACACGGTCAAGGTCATTGAGACTCCCGGTCACACCGCCGGTCACATCTGCTATCACTTCGTCGACGACAAGCTGCTCTTTGCCGCCGACACCCTGTTTGCCCTCGGCTGCGGCCGCCTGTTCGAACGCCCCGCCGCCGACATGTGGCATTCCCTGCAGAAGCTCGCCGTGCTGCCGGACGAGACCGCCGTCTATTTCGGACACGAATATACTTTGTCTAACGCCCGCTTCGCACTGACGGTCGATCCCGACAATGAGCGCCTGAAAAGCCGCGCCGCCGAGATCGAAGCTCTGCGCGCCGAAGGCAAATTCACCGTCCCGACGACGCTCGGGCTGGAAAAGGAAACGAACCCGTTTCTGCGCGCCGCCGATCCGGCGATCCGTCGCCATCTGATCATGGAAGGCAAGACGAATGAGGAGGTCTTTGCCGAGATCCGCAAGCGCAAGGACAATTTCTGA
- a CDS encoding cupin domain-containing protein — MSPDEIIRELGMQPHPEGGWYVQTFRDKAGGERGHSTAIYYLLTKGQRSHWHRVHDAVEVWHYYAGAPLALHRSQDGMASETLMLGTNLAAGERPQAIVPVNWWQSAEPLGDFTLVGCTVSPGFEFSSFEMAPTDWNPGG; from the coding sequence ATGTCGCCTGATGAGATCATTCGCGAACTCGGCATGCAGCCGCATCCCGAAGGCGGCTGGTACGTGCAGACATTCCGCGACAAGGCGGGTGGAGAGCGCGGCCATTCGACGGCGATCTACTATCTGCTGACGAAAGGACAGCGTTCGCACTGGCATCGCGTTCATGACGCGGTCGAGGTCTGGCATTATTATGCCGGTGCGCCGCTGGCGCTGCACCGCTCGCAGGACGGGATGGCAAGCGAGACGCTGATGCTCGGAACAAACCTTGCCGCTGGCGAGCGGCCGCAGGCAATCGTTCCTGTCAATTGGTGGCAATCGGCCGAACCGCTCGGCGATTTCACCCTTGTCGGCTGCACTGTCTCGCCCGGCTTTGAATTTTCGAGCTTCGAGATGGCGCCGACGGATTGGAATCCCGGCGGCTAG
- the yddG gene encoding aromatic amino acid exporter YddG, with protein MKLRATAIGFTAILMWSFLALLTAGSGKMPPFQLSAVCFAIGSIPGLGVLVLKPARLALLKQPAKVWITGIAGLFGYHFLYFTALRNAPAVEAGLIAYLWPLLIVVGSALLPGERLRWYHVAGALAGLCGTFLIVGRNGINFDGAYAVGYGAAFLCAFTWSGYSLLTRRFEAVSTDVVAGFCLVTSILSLFCHLGLEATVWPATMFEWIAVVGLGLLPVGAAFYAWDYGVKNGDIQILGAASYAAPLLSTLFLTLFGFAEPSWRIALACLLVTGGAVLAAQDMFRRKSQAQPAVAE; from the coding sequence GTGAAGCTTCGCGCGACGGCCATCGGTTTTACGGCCATTCTGATGTGGTCTTTCCTGGCGCTGTTGACGGCTGGCTCCGGCAAGATGCCGCCGTTCCAGCTTTCAGCCGTCTGCTTTGCGATCGGCAGCATTCCTGGCCTCGGCGTGCTTGTCCTCAAACCCGCGCGGCTGGCGTTGCTGAAACAGCCGGCAAAGGTCTGGATAACGGGTATTGCAGGCTTGTTCGGTTATCATTTCCTCTATTTCACGGCGCTCAGGAACGCGCCGGCGGTGGAGGCGGGGCTGATAGCCTATCTCTGGCCGTTGCTGATCGTGGTCGGCTCGGCGCTGCTGCCGGGCGAACGGTTGCGCTGGTATCACGTTGCGGGCGCCCTGGCCGGGCTTTGCGGCACCTTTCTGATCGTCGGCCGCAACGGCATCAATTTCGACGGCGCCTACGCGGTCGGTTATGGGGCGGCCTTTCTCTGCGCCTTCACATGGTCGGGCTATTCGCTGCTGACCAGGCGTTTTGAAGCCGTTTCCACCGATGTCGTTGCCGGCTTTTGCCTAGTCACTTCGATCTTGTCGCTCTTCTGCCATCTCGGCCTGGAGGCGACCGTGTGGCCGGCAACGATGTTCGAATGGATCGCCGTCGTCGGGCTCGGGCTCCTGCCTGTGGGGGCCGCCTTCTACGCCTGGGACTATGGCGTCAAGAATGGCGACATTCAGATCCTCGGTGCGGCAAGCTACGCGGCGCCGCTGCTGTCGACGCTGTTCCTGACGCTGTTCGGTTTTGCCGAGCCGAGCTGGCGCATCGCTCTCGCCTGCCTGCTCGTCACCGGCGGGGCGGTACTGGCTGCTCAGGATATGTTTCGCCGCAAAAGCCAGGCACAGCCCGCGGTGGCAGAGTAA
- a CDS encoding DUF3108 domain-containing protein produces the protein MAHSGRRVFISAIAALLAIPASAAEIQHQTIYRVTLAGLPIARAAFLTQIEDDHSYKIAGDIKSAGLADLVKTISAKTSVTGVVRNDRLQALKYSLYYKSGKKARVYEVSYRNGNIISATTTPPPKRPKNWIDVTPGDMRSVLDPISGLVFTGDTKICAQTLPIFDGETRMDLVLSPKGDEDFKTDGFKGKALVCGVRFVPRSGYKKGRKDIDYLSKSDRMEIWFAKSDAANVYAPVYVRIPTEYGMVTITAIKYGSVG, from the coding sequence ATGGCTCATTCGGGCAGACGCGTTTTCATTTCGGCCATCGCCGCACTTCTTGCCATACCGGCATCGGCGGCCGAAATCCAGCATCAGACCATCTATCGGGTGACGCTTGCCGGCCTGCCGATCGCGCGCGCGGCATTTCTGACGCAGATCGAGGACGATCACTCTTACAAGATTGCGGGCGATATCAAATCCGCCGGCCTTGCCGATCTCGTCAAGACGATCTCGGCAAAGACCAGCGTCACCGGCGTCGTCCGCAATGATCGGCTGCAGGCGCTGAAGTATTCGCTCTATTACAAGAGCGGCAAGAAGGCCCGTGTCTACGAAGTCAGCTACCGCAATGGCAACATCATCTCGGCGACGACGACGCCGCCGCCGAAACGGCCGAAGAACTGGATCGACGTCACGCCTGGCGACATGCGTTCGGTGCTTGATCCGATCTCCGGCCTGGTCTTCACCGGGGATACCAAGATCTGCGCGCAGACGCTGCCGATCTTCGACGGTGAGACGCGCATGGATCTAGTGCTCTCGCCGAAGGGTGACGAGGATTTCAAGACCGACGGCTTCAAAGGCAAGGCGCTCGTCTGCGGCGTTCGCTTCGTGCCGCGCTCAGGCTACAAGAAGGGTCGCAAGGACATCGACTATCTCAGCAAGAGCGACCGCATGGAAATCTGGTTTGCCAAGTCTGACGCGGCAAATGTATATGCTCCCGTTTATGTGCGCATTCCAACCGAGTATGGAATGGTGACGATCACTGCCATCAAATATGGCAGCGTCGGTTGA
- the rpmB gene encoding 50S ribosomal protein L28, giving the protein MSRVCELTGKAVLTGNNVSHANNKTKRRFLPNLCQVTLISDALNQRYRLRVSAAALRSVEHRGGLDAFLIKASENELSMRARLLRRQIVKKTAEAAAA; this is encoded by the coding sequence ATGTCCCGCGTGTGCGAATTGACCGGCAAGGCCGTCCTGACTGGTAACAATGTCAGCCATGCCAACAACAAGACCAAGCGCCGGTTCCTGCCGAACCTGTGCCAGGTAACCCTGATTTCCGACGCTCTCAACCAGCGTTATCGTCTTCGCGTTTCGGCTGCGGCTCTTCGCTCCGTCGAACATCGTGGCGGCCTCGATGCCTTCCTGATCAAGGCAAGCGAAAACGAACTGTCGATGCGCGCGCGCCTGCTGCGCCGTCAGATTGTCAAGAAGACCGCCGAAGCCGCTGCTGCGTAA